Proteins from one Hyperolius riggenbachi isolate aHypRig1 chromosome 2, aHypRig1.pri, whole genome shotgun sequence genomic window:
- the LOC137544164 gene encoding putative nuclease HARBI1, translating to MGLIRELRENNPDDFRNYMRMSDANFHELLERIGPKITKQDTVMRTAITAEQRLSVTLRYLATGRSYADLKFTAAISPQALGRIIPETCAAIVSELMPEYVKFPQDASEWQAVAHDFHMIWNFPNCGGAVDGKHVRINPPPNSGSYFYNYKGFFSVVLMALVNARYEFMMVDVGKNGRVSDGGVMEATEFNRRLKKKQLQLPNNDDTVEHLNFVFVADEAFALGENLVKPFPQRGLDKPKRIFNYRVSRARRVVENAFGILAQRFRVFLTAINVDPDKVEVIVKAACTLHNFLRQKNVQRYCPPTMVDQEDFENGSVVAAEWRAHPGMVPLHSGSSHNPTYEAKTNRDKYKDYFTGSGAVTWQDKMIATGN from the exons ATGGGTCTGATCCGTGAGTTGCGTGAGAACAATCCTGATGACTTTCGCAATTACATGCGCATGTCAGACGCTAACTTTCATGAACTGCTGGAGCGCATCGGGCCGAAGATAACAAAGCAGGACACCGTGATGCGAACAGCTATTACTGCAGAACAGCGTCTATCAGTGACCCTTCGCTACCTGGCTACCGGACGTTCATATGCAGATCTAAAGTTTACAGCTGCCATTTCACCCCAGGCATTGGGTAGAATCATCCCCGAAACGTGTGCTGCTATTGTGTCGGAATTGATGCCCGAGTACGTCAAG TTTCCTCAAGATGCATCAGAGTGGCAGGCAGTGGCCCATGATTTCCACATGATCTGGAATTTTCCTAATTGTGGAGGTGCAGTGGATGGAAAACATGTGCGTATCAACCCACCTCCCAACAGTGGTTCGTACTTTTACAATTACAAAGGGTTCTTCAGTGTGGTTCTGATGGCGCTTGTAAATGCACGGTATGAATTCATGATGGTGGATGTGGGGAAGAATGGCCGTGTCTCAGATGGTGGTGTAATGGAGGCAACTGAATTCAACCGCCGCTTGAAGAAGAAACAGCTGCAACTGCCAAACAATGATGACACAGTGGAACATCTAAACTTTGTGTTCGTGGCTGACGAGGCTTTTGCTCTGGGTGAGAATCTTGTGAAGCCATTTCCTCAACGTGGACTGGACAAGCCGAAAAGGATCTTTAACTACAGGGTATCGCGTGCTAGACGTGTTGTGGAAAATGCTTTTGGGATCCTGGCACAGCGTTTTCGGGTTTTCCTCACGGCTATCAATGTGGACCCAGATAAAGTGGAGGTCATTGTCAAAGCTGCGTGCACTCTGCACAATTTCCTACGGCAGAAAAACGTGCAACGGTATTGCCCACCGACAATGGTAGACCAGGAGGATTTTGAAAATGGAAGTGTTGTGGCGGCGGAGTGGAGGGCACATCCGGGGATGGTTCCGTTGCACAGCGGTTCCTCACACAATCCCACGTACGAGGCAAAAACCAACAGGGACAAATACAAGGACTACTTTACTGGGTCAGGTGCAGTGACTTGGCAGGATAAAATGATTGCTACAGGAAATTGA